The following are encoded together in the Ezakiella massiliensis genome:
- a CDS encoding DUF2089 domain-containing protein, which yields MANKKISSCPVCGGSLIIKEVSCTDCGTTIKGEFEEDKFSKLSQEEKDFIEIFVMKRGSIKEIEKELGISYPTVRNKLDGVIKSLGHDVGKEESRIDILNRLNEGEISPEEATELLKEYK from the coding sequence ATGGCAAATAAAAAAATATCATCCTGTCCGGTTTGCGGAGGATCTTTAATTATCAAAGAGGTATCCTGCACAGATTGCGGTACAACTATTAAAGGCGAATTTGAAGAAGACAAGTTTTCAAAGCTTAGCCAAGAGGAAAAAGATTTTATAGAAATTTTTGTTATGAAGAGGGGCTCAATCAAGGAGATTGAAAAAGAATTGGGCATATCTTATCCAACAGTAAGGAATAAGCTCGATGGTGTAATTAAATCTCTGGGCCACGATGTAGGCAAAGAAGAGTCTAGGATAGATATCTTAAACAGGCTTAATGAAGGGGAGATTAGCCCGGAAGAAGCCACTGAACTTTTGAAAGAATATAAATAA
- a CDS encoding DUF4097 family beta strand repeat-containing protein: protein MSRERELILEMLKDGKITNDEALKLLDAIGENKSQEKKNKSSNKVFDDSFVDKVTDSISKIGTKTEEAIKKLNLDNLWEGISVNIGSCFEDLNARTRQEYNHDLNEDGEVKGIDVENIRGRLDVITDLSDQIKVEIDIKYDERDNKNNKNDYYDIYLEGDTLKVKPKFKKYKADSYISDIRLTLPKRNFEEIKLENVSGCIEAEGLNADEADIEAVSGKVMVKNSKMDKANIEAVSGKVEIENISGTNLNASTVSGKVVADEIDYKNAYLETVSGKIEIDDIKNSAERIDIEVVSGSINLGLDGVDKPVKLIGRRKKRSNSREFFGYRFTRFEEIGNKIIAYTDDYVNDESSLIINVESSFGSVNID, encoded by the coding sequence ATGAGTAGAGAAAGAGAATTGATTCTAGAAATGCTAAAGGATGGCAAGATTACAAATGATGAAGCCTTAAAACTATTGGACGCCATTGGCGAAAACAAGAGTCAAGAAAAGAAAAACAAATCTTCTAACAAGGTTTTTGATGATAGCTTTGTAGACAAGGTAACAGATTCCATTTCAAAGATCGGGACCAAGACCGAAGAGGCTATAAAGAAATTAAATCTGGATAATCTATGGGAAGGCATCAGCGTAAATATAGGATCTTGCTTTGAAGATTTAAATGCCAGGACCAGGCAAGAGTATAATCATGACCTAAATGAAGACGGAGAAGTAAAAGGCATTGATGTTGAAAACATACGCGGTAGATTAGATGTAATCACAGATTTGTCCGATCAAATAAAAGTTGAAATCGACATTAAATACGACGAAAGGGACAACAAAAACAATAAAAATGATTACTATGATATTTACCTTGAAGGAGATACTCTAAAGGTTAAACCAAAGTTTAAAAAATACAAAGCCGACTCCTACATTTCTGATATAAGATTGACCCTGCCAAAGAGGAATTTTGAAGAAATCAAATTGGAAAATGTTTCCGGCTGCATAGAGGCTGAAGGATTAAATGCGGATGAAGCAGATATTGAAGCAGTATCTGGTAAGGTGATGGTTAAAAATTCCAAGATGGACAAGGCAAATATTGAAGCTGTGTCTGGCAAAGTTGAAATAGAAAATATTTCAGGTACAAATTTAAATGCAAGCACAGTTTCCGGCAAGGTTGTGGCAGATGAAATCGACTATAAAAACGCCTACCTCGAAACAGTTTCAGGCAAAATTGAGATTGATGACATTAAAAACTCAGCTGAAAGGATCGACATTGAAGTGGTTTCTGGCAGCATTAATTTAGGCTTGGACGGAGTTGACAAGCCAGTTAAACTCATAGGTAGGAGGAAGAAGAGATCTAATTCTAGGGAATTCTTCGGCTACAGGTTTACTAGATTCGAAGAGATAGGCAATAAAATTATCGCCTACACAGATGATTATGTAAATGATGAGTCTAGTCTCATAATAAATGTAGAATCTTCCTTTGGATCTGTAAATATTGATTAA
- a CDS encoding methylated-DNA--[protein]-cysteine S-methyltransferase, whose translation MDFVIKTAIGNLKITCEDSQIIKIEMTGENENKNLNRAQIEIKNKFTDYFKGQGLLDDLLIKIKATPFREKVYKELLLVPYGQTVTYKDLAMRINNPKAARAVGSAMKNNPLPFVIPCHRVVGTNNPGAYAYGADLKYFLLNMEKANAHKFNL comes from the coding sequence ATGGACTTTGTAATAAAAACTGCCATTGGTAATTTAAAAATCACCTGCGAAGACTCGCAGATTATAAAAATCGAAATGACGGGTGAAAATGAAAATAAAAATTTAAATAGAGCACAAATCGAAATCAAAAATAAATTTACAGATTATTTTAAGGGTCAGGGACTCTTGGATGACCTGCTGATTAAAATAAAAGCGACTCCCTTTAGAGAAAAAGTTTATAAAGAATTATTATTAGTCCCCTACGGTCAGACGGTCACTTACAAAGACCTGGCCATGAGAATAAACAATCCAAAGGCAGCCCGTGCTGTTGGCTCTGCCATGAAAAATAACCCCCTACCTTTTGTTATTCCCTGCCACCGAGTTGTGGGCACAAATAACCCTGGAGCCTATGCCTATGGAGCGGACTTAAAATACTTTTTACTCAATATGGAAAAAGCAAATGCCCACAAATTTAACCTATGA
- a CDS encoding tyrosine phenol-lyase: MSYLDLSKYPAEPFKIKSVEPVKMISKEERIKAIKEAGYNTFNLKSEDVYIDLLTDSGTNAMSDKQWAGLMIGDEAYAGSRNWLYLEETVKEIFGFKHVVPTHQGRGAENLLSHIAIKPGQYVAGNMYFTTTRFHQEANGGIFVDIIKDVAHDAAANVPFKGDIDLGKLENLIKEKGPENIAYVCLAVTVNLAGGQPVSMKNMREVHEMCSKHGIKVFFDATRCVENAYYIKEQEEGYADKTIKEIVHEMFSYSDGATMSGKKDGIVNIGGFLAINDDELFGKAKEIVVVYEGMPSYGGMAGRDMQAFAVGLRESLQFEYIEHRIKQVRYLGDRLKEAGVPIVEPVGGHAVFLDARRFCPHLEQEQFPAQSLAASIYVEGGVRSMERGIVSAGRDNKTGENHKPKLETVRLTIPRRVYTYAHMDVVADTVIHLYKHKQDIKPLKFVYEPAQLRFFTAKFDIDE; encoded by the coding sequence ATGAGTTATTTAGATTTAAGCAAATACCCAGCGGAGCCATTTAAGATTAAATCCGTTGAACCAGTTAAGATGATTTCCAAGGAAGAAAGAATCAAAGCAATTAAGGAAGCAGGATACAACACCTTTAACTTAAAGAGTGAAGATGTTTACATCGACCTACTCACTGACTCAGGAACAAACGCCATGAGTGACAAGCAATGGGCAGGATTAATGATCGGTGACGAAGCTTATGCAGGAAGCAGAAACTGGCTCTACTTAGAAGAAACAGTTAAGGAAATCTTTGGCTTCAAGCACGTTGTGCCAACTCACCAGGGTCGTGGTGCAGAAAACTTACTCAGTCACATTGCAATTAAACCTGGCCAATATGTAGCTGGCAATATGTACTTTACAACTACTAGATTCCACCAAGAAGCTAACGGCGGAATTTTCGTAGACATAATTAAAGATGTTGCTCATGACGCTGCAGCTAATGTTCCATTTAAAGGTGACATTGACCTAGGAAAATTAGAAAATCTTATCAAGGAAAAGGGCCCAGAAAATATCGCTTACGTTTGCTTGGCTGTTACTGTTAACCTAGCTGGTGGACAACCTGTTTCCATGAAAAATATGAGAGAAGTTCATGAAATGTGCTCAAAGCATGGCATAAAAGTTTTCTTTGATGCAACAAGATGTGTCGAAAACGCCTACTACATCAAAGAACAAGAAGAAGGCTACGCAGACAAGACTATCAAAGAAATCGTTCACGAAATGTTTTCCTATTCAGACGGAGCTACAATGAGCGGTAAAAAAGACGGTATCGTAAATATCGGTGGATTCTTAGCAATTAATGATGACGAACTCTTTGGCAAGGCCAAGGAAATCGTAGTTGTATACGAAGGTATGCCTTCATACGGCGGTATGGCTGGACGCGATATGCAAGCTTTTGCTGTAGGTCTACGCGAATCACTACAATTTGAATATATCGAACACAGAATTAAACAAGTTAGATACTTGGGCGATAGATTAAAAGAAGCTGGCGTTCCAATCGTTGAACCAGTTGGTGGCCACGCAGTATTCCTAGATGCTAGACGCTTCTGCCCACATCTAGAACAAGAACAATTCCCAGCTCAATCTCTTGCTGCCAGCATTTATGTTGAAGGCGGAGTTAGATCTATGGAAAGAGGAATCGTATCAGCTGGTCGTGACAACAAGACTGGAGAAAACCACAAGCCAAAACTAGAAACAGTTAGACTTACAATTCCAAGACGTGTTTACACATACGCTCACATGGACGTTGTTGCTGACACTGTTATCCACCTATACAAACATAAACAAGATATCAAACCACTTAAATTTGTATATGAACCAGCACAGCTCAGGTTCTTCACTGCAAAATTTGATATCGACGAATAG